One genomic region from Anabaena sp. PCC 7108 encodes:
- a CDS encoding DUF6825 family protein produces the protein MSNPLVQAFFVGRAVAEVINERVEVALTDALSELGKFDAEAREQLRQFTDEVIARANQAAEAAKTGTTTGTTPTDSGSGDLQADIDELRAEIALLRTELQKYRTSSK, from the coding sequence ATGAGTAATCCACTTGTGCAAGCCTTTTTCGTAGGCAGAGCAGTAGCCGAAGTAATTAATGAACGGGTAGAGGTCGCTTTGACCGATGCTCTGAGTGAATTGGGCAAATTTGATGCCGAGGCCAGAGAACAGCTGCGCCAGTTTACAGATGAAGTCATAGCCAGAGCTAATCAGGCAGCTGAAGCTGCAAAAACTGGTACAACCACAGGTACTACTCCCACTGATTCTGGTTCAGGTGACTTGCAAGCAGATATCGATGAATTACGAGCAGAAATCGCCCTGTTGCGGACTGAATTGCAAAAATATCGCACTAGTTCCAAATAG
- a CDS encoding aspartate carbamoyltransferase catalytic subunit — MPTTTWNRHHILSLADFTTAEYNAVLQTAASFQEVLSRRTKKVPTLQGQVVANLFFEPSTRTRSSFEIAAKRLSADTLNFAAATSSMTKGETILDTAKTYLAMGTDIMVIRHKDAGVPQAIAQEMDRLGVKVSVLNAGDGQHEHPSQGLLDLFTICSLIDPAQPRIELLAGKKIAIVGDILHSRVARSNIWSLTASGAEVHLAAPPTLLPKFFAEYLGATENSQRLFTHWQLEPALENADFVMTLRLQKERMTAHLLPSLREYHQLFGITRAKLKLCKPNVKVLHPGPVNRGVEISSDLMDDPEFSLIQSQVTSGVAVRMALLYFIGSGKVS; from the coding sequence ATGCCTACTACTACTTGGAATCGTCATCACATTCTTTCTCTAGCTGATTTCACAACGGCTGAATATAACGCCGTTTTACAAACTGCGGCTTCCTTTCAAGAGGTACTATCACGACGCACAAAGAAAGTCCCAACTTTACAGGGACAAGTGGTAGCAAATTTATTTTTTGAACCTTCTACCCGCACCCGCAGCAGTTTTGAAATTGCGGCCAAAAGACTTAGTGCGGATACGTTAAATTTTGCGGCTGCTACCTCTTCCATGACAAAGGGAGAAACAATTCTGGATACAGCCAAGACTTATTTGGCAATGGGAACTGATATTATGGTGATCCGCCATAAGGATGCAGGTGTTCCCCAAGCGATCGCCCAAGAAATGGATCGTTTAGGTGTAAAAGTAAGTGTTCTCAATGCTGGTGATGGACAACATGAACATCCATCTCAAGGATTACTTGATTTATTTACCATTTGTAGCTTAATAGATCCAGCCCAACCTCGCATAGAATTATTAGCAGGTAAAAAAATTGCTATTGTTGGCGATATTCTCCATTCTCGCGTAGCTCGTTCTAACATTTGGAGTCTCACCGCTAGTGGTGCAGAAGTCCATCTGGCCGCGCCTCCAACATTATTACCTAAATTCTTTGCTGAATATTTAGGAGCCACAGAAAATTCTCAACGGTTATTTACACATTGGCAACTAGAACCAGCTTTAGAAAATGCCGATTTTGTCATGACACTGCGGTTACAAAAAGAACGCATGACAGCGCATTTATTACCAAGTTTAAGAGAATATCATCAACTATTTGGCATTACTCGCGCCAAGTTAAAACTCTGTAAACCTAACGTTAAGGTTTTGCATCCAGGTCCAGTTAACCGAGGTGTGGAAATTAGTTCTGATTTAATGGATGATCCTGAATTTAGTTTAATTCAATCGCAAGTTACCAGCGGTGTTGCAGTGCGAATGGCGTTGTTGTATTTTATCGGTAGTGGTAAGGTTTCATGA